The following proteins are co-located in the Candidatus Poribacteria bacterium genome:
- the ruvA gene encoding Holliday junction branch migration protein RuvA — protein sequence MIAYLNGIVEEWGEDSVILDVGGVGYEVHMPTRTISVLARDRAALRVYTHEHLREDEHALYGFASRHDRDAFRMVLAVNGVGPRTALNVLSTMSSEQFAQAVQEGDVSALARVPGIGRKTAQKILLELQSRLGAIRAFVIGRAPSTDAAREAVDALVSLDAHEDAAHEAVGAALKELGPAASVQDLIRNALRRVGK from the coding sequence ATGATCGCGTACCTGAACGGCATCGTCGAGGAATGGGGCGAGGACTCCGTCATCCTGGATGTCGGTGGCGTCGGGTACGAAGTCCACATGCCGACTCGGACCATCAGTGTCTTGGCGCGTGACCGAGCGGCACTCCGCGTTTACACGCACGAGCATCTGCGCGAGGATGAACACGCGCTCTACGGCTTCGCCTCGCGCCACGATCGCGACGCGTTCCGCATGGTCCTCGCGGTGAACGGCGTGGGCCCGCGGACAGCGCTGAACGTGCTGTCGACGATGTCGTCCGAGCAGTTCGCTCAGGCGGTTCAGGAAGGCGACGTGTCCGCGCTGGCGCGAGTTCCCGGGATCGGTCGCAAGACAGCCCAGAAGATATTGCTGGAGCTGCAGTCCAGGCTGGGTGCGATCCGCGCGTTCGTGATCGGCAGGGCTCCGTCGACCGATGCGGCTCGCGAGGCGGTGGATGCCCTGGTGAGCCTCGACGCGCACGAGGACGCGGCGCACGAAGCTGTCGGCGCGGCGCTGAAAGAGTTGGGTCCGGCTGCGTCGGTTCAGGACCTGATCCGCAACGCGCTCCGACGAGTCGGGAAGTAG